Part of the Pirellulales bacterium genome, CGCACGCCGACATGTCCCAGCCCATCGAGCTGCGTGCCCATCTGGCCGATTTCGCCGACGAAAAACTCGTCGCGGCCCACCTGCATGTTGTCGCCGCGCGGCGCGGCTCGAAAGGCCGGGATCGTCAAGCGAAAGGTGCGGTGCGGAAAGGTCGGCATGTCGCGTTCGTAGACGCGGCCGAGCTGAAAAGCCTTGCCAGTCTTGATCAACCGCGTGGCCTGCAAGACCTTCTCCGGGGTCAACAGGTTGCCGGCGCCGCGCTGGTCGTCTGCGCCCCATTTCGACGGCCACCAGCGGGTTCCGATCGGCGTTTCCCCGGCGCGATCCGGTTCGTGGGCCCCGGCCGCGCCCGACAGATGCGCCGGCCTTGCGGGCCCCCATACGACCAGTACTGCGGCCAACGAAGCCCCGAATAATGCCGGCCCTACCAGGCTGTGTCGCTTGAGCATGTTTTAACGCTCCTCTTCGTTAGGGACTCCGAGTTGATTTGCCAGCGCAACCAAATCGCGCCACACGTCGTCGGGCACGGCGATGCCGGCACGCTCGCGCTGTTGCCGGGCCCGGTATTCGAACTCTCCAGGGACGAGGACCTCGCTGCATCCGACCGCCGGCGGCGACGTCTTGCAGTACTCGGCCAGCTCGTGGACGCAGTGCGTGAAATCGGTCAGCGGGGAGAACCGGGCAATGTCGATCACCAGCAGGAACACGCCGGAACCGTGGTCTTGCGTCGTGATTTCGGCCCTCGGGCAGCCGGCGGCCGACAGCGCGCCGGCGAACACATCGACCAGAAAGGCCAGGCCGAACCCCTTGTGCCCAGCCGACCCGCCGAACGGCAACAGGGCGCCCCCCGGTGTGGTGTACAACTCGCGCGGATCGTTCGTGGGTCGCCCCTCGTGATCGACCAGCCAACCGTCGGGGACCGGCTGATTGCGCTGCAGGCAATCGCGCACCTTGCCCTCGGGCGCAACGCTCGTGCTGATATCGAGCACGATGGGGAACGGACCAGCGGAAGGCGCGCTGATGGCGACTGGATTGGTCGACAGTCGCCGCCCGCGACCGCCGAACGGAGTCACCCACTGGCCGCCTCCGCCACCATTGACCATCGCCATGCCAATCATCCCTGCCGCGGCGGCCTGGGCGACGTAGGCCCCCAGACGCCCGGTGTGGTTCGCATGCCGGATCGTCAGTGCGGCCAGCCCGGCTGGGCGCGCCTTGTCGATTGCCTGCTCCATGGCGCTCCGGCAGGCGACCTGCCCAAAGACGCCCCGCGCGTCGAGCACTGCGCCGGTCGGCCAATCGTTCACGACGCTTACCTCGGCCCCTGGCTCGATCGCCCCGCGCTCGATCGCTTGCACATATTGCAAGACGCGCATGACGCCGTGCGAATCGTGACCGACGAGATTGGCTTCGACCAGGTGAGGGCCGACGATGTCAGCTTCGACCTCGGTAGCCCCCGCTGCGCGGAGTACGCGCACGGCGAGTTGCAGCAGGGTTTCAGCGTGAACGGTGGGCATGGACTGCTGCGGCCGGCGATGTTGTCCGGCTATCGCCCTCCCGTGAACTGCAAGAATACGCTGCCGATCACACAGGCGGCGAAAACGACAACCGATGCCACGAGCAGTATCGCGCCGAGTCTCCCCATCCGCACGCGACGATCGGTGCGAAAGGCCATTGCGCAGATTGCAAGCATCAGCAGCGGCGTGCCGAACAGGCCAGAGACATACTGCCCGAAGATGACGAAGCTGGCAGGCTCTCTGCCGGCCAGAATCGCAATGGCCAGGCAAGTCACCAGGTAGATCGCCTGAATCGCCCGGATCGTGCGGTTCCAGGCCCGTTGGTTGTCGCGCGCCAGCCAGCCGAGGCTGACGAACATGTCGCACCACATACGACCAAACGCCGCGGTGGCCACGATCAAGGTCGAGAGCAGCGTGCAAAGCGCGCCGAGCAGAAACACGCTTCTGGACCACTGGCCAAAAGTGTTCGTATACATGGCCGAGAGCTTGGTGATGACATCGTCGCCCGCCGGTGTAGGGCGGCCGAAGAACACGGCGGCACTAATCAGGAAATAGCCGAGCGTGGTCACCGTCGCCAGAAGCGTGCAGATGCCGACATCGAGCTGCAAGACGCGAATCCACCCCCGGGCCCGTGAGACCCAGTTCGGGTCGTCCTTCGAGCCCAGCGAGTGGCCGTAGCCTTTTTCGAGAATCCAATAGGGGTACATGAACAGCTCGTTTCCGGTCGCGCCGAGCGCTCCCATCAGGCTGACCACGGCGATCGCGGCCCCTGCGCGGTTCTGCTCGCCGAGAGAGAAGGTCAACCCGGAGAACAGTTCCCGGGGCGAGATGCGGTACTCGGTCCCCTGGATCAACAACAGCCCCACGACGACGCTCAGGCTGAATCCGCCGACGAGGATGGTCACGATCATCTCGATGCGCTGATAGGTTCCTCGCCACAGCAGCGCGAATGCCGCGGCGAACACGATGCCGCACCAGAGGTCGACCGAGCGGCCAGCGGCCACCGGCAACGGCCACAATTCATGGAACATCCCGGCCGAGGCGCGGAGGATTCCGACCAGGCTGGCGGCGGTCAGCACCGATCCGGCGACGAAGATCGGCCCGATCCACGACGTACCTCGCCACTTGGGACCGGGCAGGGCATTGAGCGCGTCGAAGGGCGTCCGGTTGTGGACCAGGGCATGACGCCCAATCTCGACCTGCAAGAAATACTTGAGCACGCAGGAGAGCATCACGGCCCACAGCAACACGAAGCCGAATCGCGCCGCTTGGATGGGCGTGTTGATCAACTCGCCCGAGCCAATCACCGACCCCGTCACGACGATGCCGGGGCCGACCGCTGCCAGCAGGCCGCTCAGGCTCGACGGGGGGCGCTGGCCTGTTTGCGATGGCTCGCTGGTGGATTGAGGCGCAGTCAACTCGACGGCTCCTGAGCAACGAGCCCGCGCAGATCGGCCGCGGTCGCTCGGGCCGCCCGTTCGAGCAGGATCTCATCCGTAGCATAGGAGACGAATCGCACCCCCTGTCCTACCCAGCGGGCAATCGTTTCTCGACAGGCGGTAATCACGCCGGAGGCAACTCGGTGCTCGCGAGCTACGTCGACGACGCGCTGCACGGCCGCGAGCATCGATGGATGGTCGACCTGGCCCGGGATGCCCAAGTCGACCGACAAATCCATCAACCCCAAGCAGGCCACGTCGACGCCGTCGACGGCCAGCATGGCGGAGAGATTCTCCACGGCCTCGCGGCGTTCGATCTGGATTACCACGAGCGTCGAACGGTGATTGGCCTCGATAAAGGCCTCGGCCCCAATCGGCTGACCACCGGTCTGGGCCGAAGTGCTCGCATAGCCGCGGATGCCTAGCGGCGGATAGCGCGTCCAACTGACAATCTGCTGGACTTCCGCCACCGTATTGACCCTCGGCACGATAATCCCCTGGGCACCGCAATCGAGCACGCGTGCGACGTGTACATACTCCGCCTGGGGCACGCGGACGATCGGCACGATTCCCGCACCGCGCGCCGCTTCGATTATGTCGGCCACCGTCTCCAGGTTGAAACACGTGTGTTCCATGTCGATGAAGACAAAATCGAAGCCCGCGCGCGCATAGATTCGCGAAATGTCGGCCGCACGGAACCGGGAGATCTCGCTACCGATGACCGGGCGTCCACCCTGGAGCAATTGTTTGACTGGATTGGGTGTCATCGAGTCGTATCGGGTGAATGAACTTCCAGCACCGTTCGCCCCAGCACCTGGCCCTCGCGCAGGCTGGTAAGCGCCTCGTTGACCTCGAGCAGGCGGCGCGACCGGGTGACGATCGATCGCACTCGGCCGGCGGCGACCTGATCGACCACGGCCTGGAGGTCGCGCCGCGTCCCTCCCCGCGATCCGATCAGGCGCCATTCATTTTGTGCGAACCGCTTGGGCGAAAGCGGATAAGCGTCGGGGGTGTAGCCGACCAAGACCAGCCGTCCGCCTGGACGCAGCGACTCGATCGCCCAGGCGATCGACTCCGCGCTACCGACGACGTCCAACACGCAGTCTACCCCGCCGGCACCCGCCAATTGTCGTGCGCACTGGGGCACGTCCTCTTGGCACCCGTCGATCACGCGTTCCGCGCCGAGCGACCGCGCCCAGTCGAGCTTAGCGACGTGCTTCTCGACGGCGATCACCTCGGCGCCGGCCAGCCGGGCAAATTGCACCACGAACGACCCCACGCCGCCGACACCGATGACAAGCACCGCTTCGCCGGATTCAAGCTGCGCCCGGCGCACCGCATGCCAGGCCGTGAGCCCCGCGTCGCACAGCACGGCCGCGTCGGCCCAGGCGATCGAATCGGGCAGCCGGGTCAATTGCGCCGCGGGGACCCGCAGCCGCTCGGCATAGCCGCCGGGCACGTTCTTCACGCCGATCACTCCCGTCATCTCGGGGCATAGCTGCTCGCTCGGCGAACCGTACCAGGGGCTCCCTGGCGGAATCATGAAAATGTATGGCACGACGCGGTCGCCGCAGCGAACCTCGGTGACCTCTGAGCCGATCTCCTCGACGACCCCCGCCGGCTCGTGTCCCATGATGAACGGCAGCTCGGGCGTGTAACCAAAGCCGCCCAGCAACTTCAGATCGGTGCCGTCGATGCCGCAGGCCATGACGCGGACGATCGCGTCGCGGGGGCCGGGCCGGGGATCGGGCCAGTCGGTGATCTCCAGCGGTTGGCCGAACTCTCGCAATACGGCGGCCATCATCGGCTCAGCCCCAGTTGCTGCTCGACCTGGCGAATGGAATCGAGGCTGCGCGCGGCGCCGTCTTCGAGCAACGGATAGTTGTAAAGGTCGCAGGTCAGCGTGCCACGAAAACCGATTTGCTTGAGCGTCGCCGTCGCCGCTGCCAGATCCAGGCACCCGTCGCCGACCGGCAGGTGGAGGGCATAAGTCCGGCGATCGCCGTCGGCAAAATGCACATGCCGGATGCGATGTCCGAGCCGCTCGATCGCCCGAAGATAGGTGTCGGGCTGCCCTACGCCGTAGTGGCACGTATCGTACAGGATGCCAACCTGAGCCCCGGGCGATTGCTCGGCGATCGCGTCGATGAACTCCGTGCACCACGCATCGTCCATGCTCAACGTATCAGGGTGCGGTTCGAAGACCAGGACCAGACCGGATGCCGCGGCGCGCTCGGCGACTTCGCGAAACAGCCGTACATTCGCTTCCCAGACGGCGTGTGCCGTGCGCTCGCCGTTGGTGTGCGCCCAGGAATCGTGGCTGACGATCAGCCCCAGCTTGCAGGCGGCGGCGAATTCGCACGCACACTCAAACTCGCGCACCGTTTCGGCAAACGCCGTAAACGGCTCGACCTCGACCCAGCAGTCGAAGCCGCGCAGGCTCAGCCCCAACGACGCACAATAGCGCGCCAGCGCTGCCCGTGTCTCGGGTGTCGTAAGTGTCTCGTAGAAATGCGGGCGCGAGACCTCCAGCGCGTCGTAGCCTGCCTGGCGTACGGCCCGGCAGATCGCTTCGATGCCGGGATAAGTGCGAAAGCTGACGGCGTTGATGCAGGCCACGAATGAGCGATCCTGTGTGGAGCAACGGGTCAGGAAATCAGGGCACCGTCGACTTGCCCCCGCGAGGCCGGCATCGGCCGCCTTTGCTGGTCATGCAATTCCAGGTCGGCCGGGACACCCAAGAGGTGCAATATCGATTGCCCCAGATCAGGTGGCGTGATCGGGTCGGACACAGGGTGTGCAGCGTGCCGGTCGGTGGCGCCGTGAACCGCTCCACCGCTCACGCCCGCCCCGGCGAGGAGTATCGACTGTGCGGCGGGCCAGTGATCGCGGCCCGCATCGGCGTTCAACCGCGGCGAGCGGCCGAACTCGCTCATCACGATCAGCAGCGTGTCCTCGTGCAGGCCACGGTCCCAGAGATCGGCGATCAAGGCCGAGAGCGCTTGGTCGGTCGGCGCCGCGAGGCGATTGCGCATGTGCCAATAGAGCCGCCCATGCGAGTCGTATTCCCCGCCACCTGGGCCGGCCGGGGTCGGGTCGACCCAGTTGACGGTCACGAACGACTCGCTCGCCTCGACCAGCCGGCGGGCCAAAAGCAAGCCCTGGCCAAATAAATGATCGCCGTAACGCGCGCGCACGCTCTCGGGCTCGCGCGACAGGTCGAGGGCCTGCTCCACCTTCGCGTCGCCCAGCATCGCGAACGCCTGCTCCCAAACAGGCCGCGTATCCGGGACCATCGGCAGGTGGGCATCAAGATCGGGCGGCTCGTCGAGGCGGTTCCAGAGTTGGCGGCGTCCCTGCAAGCGCGCCGGCGACAAATCACCCGGCAGCTCTAGGGCCGGCGCCGTAAACCGGGCCGTCGCCTTGTCGCCGGTAACGACGAACGGATCGTATGGACGCCCGAGGAAGCCGGCATTCTGGCCCGGCCAGATACCTTCGACCGGCGGCGCCTGGAAGTACATCGGCAGGCAGAAAAACGGGGGCATGGCGCCGCGCCAGCCGCGATGCCGCGCGACGACGCTGCCCAGGTGCGGATGATCCGTCGGGGCGGCCCGGGTTTGATCGACCATCGGCGTGGGGTGATGCGAGCAGGTGAGCATCGTATACACGCCCGTCGTATGGACCGACGCCGTGTGGGTCACGCTGCGCACGATCTTGAGCTTGTCGACGTGCCGCGCGAGTTGAGGGAACAACTCAGCGACTTGGATCCCAGGCACGCTGGTCGCAATCGGCAGCAGCTCGCCGCGGATTTCCGCCGGGGCCGCGGGCTTCATGTCCCACGTATCCAACTGCGACGGGCCGCCGTTGAGGAACACCAGGATACAGCGCTTGGCACGCCCGAAGCGCGGCGGCACGACCGTCGCCGCCTCGGCCGCCGGTCTCCAAGTCGCCGCCCAGGCGCCCAAGAGCCCGAATTGCAGCCAACGGCGGCGCGATGCCCGCAGACTTCCACACGCCACGTCGGCAAGCTTGAACGACATGCTGTCTGTCCGCCTTCGCGGGAACGGCCTACGCCGCCGCGGGCCAGATGATCTTCCTGGCCTCGTCGGGCGACGCGATCTCGCGACCCAACTCACGAGCAATCCGTACGATCTTCTCCACGAGCTCGGCGTTGCTCCGCGCGTATTCCCCGGGCGCCAAGAACGGATTGTCCTCCATGCCCACACGGACGTGGCCGCCGAGAATGATGGCCGTCGCCAAAATGGGCCATTGCCGCTCGGGGTCCATGACGCTGGTGTTGTACAGGAAGCCGCCGGGCAAGTGGTGGTGATTGTAGAGCATCGCCTCGACCGTGGGCGGCGTATAGCTGCCCCCGCGCCAACCGAGAAAAAACGTAATCCACACCGGCGGCTTCAGCAGGCCCTTTGCGACCATCCGCTGGGCGTTCCACACGCCGCCATAGTGAAAGCATTCTGCCTCGATCTTCACGCCAAGCTCGGCGGTCGTCTGGCAGTATTCCTCGAGCTCGGGCCGGTTGTGCAGCCCGTACAGTTCGACCGGCTCGCAGCCCGGTTCATAGTCGAAACACTCGTCGTGCGGGTTGAAGCAGGTCGAGATCATCTCCGGACGGTATTCCCGCATCAACTCCTTGCGCTGGGGAAATCGGCCGTTGGCGATGCCGAATTGAATGATCGGCCGCGTCCGGCCACAGCCCTCGACGATGTCGCGCTGGAGCTTCCCCCAGCCGGGAATATCGAGGTCGGAGAGCCGAGTTCCATCGGGCCGGATCGTCTCGTCGATCGTGTAGGGACCGTGCAGATGACAGATGCTCGCCCCCGCATGAACGGCCCGCACATACTCGCGGGCCACTTCATCGTAGCCCTTCGGAGTCGGGTTGTGCGGATTGCTCGGATAGGCCATCGTCGAATCGCACGTGACCGTGATGATGAGCTTGTCCACGTTCGCGACGCTCCTGAAGGGGATGATGTCCGTGGAAATTCAACTCGCGCCGGAGCCCGGCACCATGGCAGATAACTGCAGCCGCATCGAGCGTTCGCAGTGTTCTCGCATGGCCCGTTCGGCGTCGTCCGGGTCGCGCCCCTTGATTGCGTTGGCCAGGAGCACGTGCTGCTGCGTCGGCTTCTCGCGGTGGTAAGCCAAGACACTGCCACGCGCCA contains:
- a CDS encoding cyclase family protein; this translates as MLKRHSLVGPALFGASLAAVLVVWGPARPAHLSGAAGAHEPDRAGETPIGTRWWPSKWGADDQRGAGNLLTPEKVLQATRLIKTGKAFQLGRVYERDMPTFPHRTFRLTIPAFRAAPRGDNMQVGRDEFFVGEIGQMGTQLDGLGHVGVRLPEGDTWYNGLTSAEIEDAYGLTKLGIENAGVFFTRGVLIDVATHRQSDRLPVGYEISLADVRGALERQKVSIGRGDIVLIRTGHSKLWIKDNETYNSGEPGLGLEA
- a CDS encoding Ldh family oxidoreductase — encoded protein: MPTVHAETLLQLAVRVLRAAGATEVEADIVGPHLVEANLVGHDSHGVMRVLQYVQAIERGAIEPGAEVSVVNDWPTGAVLDARGVFGQVACRSAMEQAIDKARPAGLAALTIRHANHTGRLGAYVAQAAAAGMIGMAMVNGGGGGQWVTPFGGRGRRLSTNPVAISAPSAGPFPIVLDISTSVAPEGKVRDCLQRNQPVPDGWLVDHEGRPTNDPRELYTTPGGALLPFGGSAGHKGFGLAFLVDVFAGALSAAGCPRAEITTQDHGSGVFLLVIDIARFSPLTDFTHCVHELAEYCKTSPPAVGCSEVLVPGEFEYRARQQRERAGIAVPDDVWRDLVALANQLGVPNEEER
- a CDS encoding Nramp family divalent metal transporter; this encodes MTAPQSTSEPSQTGQRPPSSLSGLLAAVGPGIVVTGSVIGSGELINTPIQAARFGFVLLWAVMLSCVLKYFLQVEIGRHALVHNRTPFDALNALPGPKWRGTSWIGPIFVAGSVLTAASLVGILRASAGMFHELWPLPVAAGRSVDLWCGIVFAAAFALLWRGTYQRIEMIVTILVGGFSLSVVVGLLLIQGTEYRISPRELFSGLTFSLGEQNRAGAAIAVVSLMGALGATGNELFMYPYWILEKGYGHSLGSKDDPNWVSRARGWIRVLQLDVGICTLLATVTTLGYFLISAAVFFGRPTPAGDDVITKLSAMYTNTFGQWSRSVFLLGALCTLLSTLIVATAAFGRMWCDMFVSLGWLARDNQRAWNRTIRAIQAIYLVTCLAIAILAGREPASFVIFGQYVSGLFGTPLLMLAICAMAFRTDRRVRMGRLGAILLVASVVVFAACVIGSVFLQFTGGR
- a CDS encoding zinc-binding dehydrogenase, whose translation is MMAAVLREFGQPLEITDWPDPRPGPRDAIVRVMACGIDGTDLKLLGGFGYTPELPFIMGHEPAGVVEEIGSEVTEVRCGDRVVPYIFMIPPGSPWYGSPSEQLCPEMTGVIGVKNVPGGYAERLRVPAAQLTRLPDSIAWADAAVLCDAGLTAWHAVRRAQLESGEAVLVIGVGGVGSFVVQFARLAGAEVIAVEKHVAKLDWARSLGAERVIDGCQEDVPQCARQLAGAGGVDCVLDVVGSAESIAWAIESLRPGGRLVLVGYTPDAYPLSPKRFAQNEWRLIGSRGGTRRDLQAVVDQVAAGRVRSIVTRSRRLLEVNEALTSLREGQVLGRTVLEVHSPDTTR
- a CDS encoding sugar phosphate isomerase/epimerase — its product is MACINAVSFRTYPGIEAICRAVRQAGYDALEVSRPHFYETLTTPETRAALARYCASLGLSLRGFDCWVEVEPFTAFAETVREFECACEFAAACKLGLIVSHDSWAHTNGERTAHAVWEANVRLFREVAERAAASGLVLVFEPHPDTLSMDDAWCTEFIDAIAEQSPGAQVGILYDTCHYGVGQPDTYLRAIERLGHRIRHVHFADGDRRTYALHLPVGDGCLDLAAATATLKQIGFRGTLTCDLYNYPLLEDGAARSLDSIRQVEQQLGLSR
- a CDS encoding DUF1501 domain-containing protein — its product is MSFKLADVACGSLRASRRRWLQFGLLGAWAATWRPAAEAATVVPPRFGRAKRCILVFLNGGPSQLDTWDMKPAAPAEIRGELLPIATSVPGIQVAELFPQLARHVDKLKIVRSVTHTASVHTTGVYTMLTCSHHPTPMVDQTRAAPTDHPHLGSVVARHRGWRGAMPPFFCLPMYFQAPPVEGIWPGQNAGFLGRPYDPFVVTGDKATARFTAPALELPGDLSPARLQGRRQLWNRLDEPPDLDAHLPMVPDTRPVWEQAFAMLGDAKVEQALDLSREPESVRARYGDHLFGQGLLLARRLVEASESFVTVNWVDPTPAGPGGGEYDSHGRLYWHMRNRLAAPTDQALSALIADLWDRGLHEDTLLIVMSEFGRSPRLNADAGRDHWPAAQSILLAGAGVSGGAVHGATDRHAAHPVSDPITPPDLGQSILHLLGVPADLELHDQQRRPMPASRGQVDGALIS
- a CDS encoding 3-keto-5-aminohexanoate cleavage protein; this translates as MDKLIITVTCDSTMAYPSNPHNPTPKGYDEVAREYVRAVHAGASICHLHGPYTIDETIRPDGTRLSDLDIPGWGKLQRDIVEGCGRTRPIIQFGIANGRFPQRKELMREYRPEMISTCFNPHDECFDYEPGCEPVELYGLHNRPELEEYCQTTAELGVKIEAECFHYGGVWNAQRMVAKGLLKPPVWITFFLGWRGGSYTPPTVEAMLYNHHHLPGGFLYNTSVMDPERQWPILATAIILGGHVRVGMEDNPFLAPGEYARSNAELVEKIVRIARELGREIASPDEARKIIWPAAA